One genomic segment of Deltaproteobacteria bacterium includes these proteins:
- the tgt gene encoding tRNA guanosine(34) transglycosylase Tgt → MSAPLYELLATDPSGARRGRLHLRHGTVETPVFMPVGTAGSVKGLDQHELETLLEVEILLGNTYHLYLRPGHELVARHGGLHRYMSWPRNILTDSGGYQVFSLSKRRKIREEGVEFRSHLDGSRHLISPERSMEIQLALDSDVIMAFDECPATDAPRAEVASAVERTTRWLDRCIEVWRPAREAGKGELFGIVQGALDGELRDEHTAILLERDLPGYAVGGLALGEEPARMREIAHRVASRLPADRPRYLMGVGFPEDLLRCIPLGLDMFDCVLPTRCARNGLLFTSYGRLPIRNATWKDDERPIDPSCACPACQRYSRAYLRHLCRSGELTGMKLSTLHNVWFYLTLMREARQAIEEGRYEAFAAERLERLGRGPAEA, encoded by the coding sequence GTGAGCGCCCCCCTCTACGAGCTGCTGGCGACGGATCCGAGCGGCGCCCGCCGGGGCCGCCTCCACCTGCGCCACGGCACGGTGGAGACTCCGGTCTTCATGCCGGTGGGCACCGCGGGCAGCGTGAAGGGCCTCGACCAGCACGAGCTCGAGACCCTGCTGGAGGTCGAGATCCTCCTGGGCAACACCTACCACCTCTACCTGCGGCCGGGGCACGAGCTGGTGGCCCGCCACGGCGGCCTGCACCGCTACATGTCCTGGCCCCGGAACATCCTCACCGACTCCGGCGGCTACCAGGTCTTCTCCCTCTCCAAGCGCCGGAAGATCCGGGAGGAGGGGGTCGAGTTCCGCTCCCACCTCGACGGCTCGCGCCACCTCATCTCGCCCGAGCGGAGCATGGAGATCCAGCTGGCCCTCGACAGCGACGTGATCATGGCCTTCGACGAGTGCCCGGCCACCGACGCCCCGCGGGCCGAGGTGGCCTCGGCCGTCGAGCGCACGACCCGCTGGCTGGATCGCTGCATCGAGGTCTGGCGGCCGGCCCGGGAGGCGGGGAAGGGCGAGCTCTTCGGGATCGTCCAGGGCGCCCTCGACGGAGAGCTCCGGGACGAGCACACCGCGATCCTCCTCGAGCGGGACCTCCCCGGCTACGCGGTGGGCGGCCTCGCCCTGGGCGAGGAGCCCGCGAGGATGCGGGAGATCGCCCACCGGGTGGCCTCCCGGCTGCCGGCGGACCGGCCCCGCTACCTGATGGGGGTGGGCTTCCCCGAGGACCTGCTGCGCTGCATCCCCCTGGGGCTGGACATGTTCGACTGCGTCCTGCCCACCCGCTGCGCTCGCAACGGGCTGCTCTTCACCTCCTACGGCCGGCTGCCCATCCGCAACGCCACCTGGAAGGACGACGAGCGCCCGATCGACCCCTCCTGCGCCTGTCCGGCCTGTCAGCGCTACAGCCGGGCCTACCTCCGGCACCTCTGCCGCTCGGGGGAGCTCACCGGGATGAAGCTCTCCACCCTGCACAACGTCTGGTTCTATCTCACGCTGATGCGGGAGGCGCGGCAGGCCATCGAGGAGGGCCGCTACGAGGCCTTCGCGGCCGAGAGGCTCGAGCGGCTGGGCCGGGGCCCGGCCGAAGCCTAA